Below is a genomic region from Gemmatimonadaceae bacterium.
GTGCAACATTCGACTTCGACCCGGCAAGCGATAGCGCGCTCGACGCAGCGGATCGATTGGCGCGCGCTGATTCACGATGGAATTCAATATGGCGCCGGTTTGTCGAAAACCCGCGGCTCTATCCCGCCATTCCGGCGCTACTGCGCCAGGCCGATGTCGAGAGCGGTGAGCTGGCGCTCGATTCCAGTCGCCGGCCCAAGGCCAATGACGACGCGGAAGCAAGCGTACGCGTCGCGCTGGATGGAATCCAAGAGCTGCCGCACCATGAGGCGTGCGCCCGCGTGCTGGAACTCGAACGGACCCACGGGCATCGTCGCGACTATGTATGGGCGCAATTGAGCGAGAGTCCGCTCGCCGCAGTGTTGGCGCCACTAGCCCGAGTTGCCTCGATGTCGGGATCTCCTTTGGCGGGAATGACGCTTGACGCCGTAGCGTCGGCCTATGCTAAAGATGGATGGCGGTGCGACGCCGCAGCCATCGAGGCGCTCGCGAGCGTCGCGCGTCCGGCGGATGCACACATCATCGGTGGCGTGGTGCGCGCGCTCTATCTGCCGTGGCTCGACTCATCAGCGCGACACTTTCAGGAGATAGCGGCACGCGAGGTTGGCCGATTGCATGCCCTCGCCGGAACAGTGGTTCCGGATGCCGATACCTGTGTGCTGTTTGCCGACGGTCTGCGCTTTGACGTTGCCGCGGCGTTGCAGTCGCTACTCGAGACTCGCGGCTTTCTATCCCGGCTGTCGCATCGAATTGCCGCAATCCCAACGGCCACGCCGACCGCCAAGCCTGTGGCATCGCCTGCGGCTGACGCATTGACCGGTTCTGCGGATCCAGTGGATTTCACGCCTGTCTTTCGCGCCACCCAGCAGATGTGTACCGCGCAGCGACTGCGCGATGAGATATCGCGTCGCGATATCGTCGTTCTCGACGCCGACGAAGTGCGACTCCCAAGCGGCGCTGGCGGCGGGTGGACAGAAGCCGGACAACTCGATGAGCTCGGCCACAAGCTCGGTGTCCGCCTCGCCGATGAGTTGTCGCGTGAGGTAGAACGGCTCGCCGAACGCATCGCAACGCTCATCGAGAGTGGGTGGCAACAGGTTCGCGTTGTCACCGATCACGGCTGGCTGCTCATGCCGGGTGGGTTGCCGAAGGTCGCGATGCCGAAATCGGTCGCCGCCACGAAGTGGGCGCGATGCGCGGTAGTCACTGGAGAGTCCGTCACGGAGATGCCAGTGTGGCCGTGGTATTGGGATCCACAGGTACGCATTGCCTGCCCGCCGGGGGTCGCCTCTTTCGTTGCCGGTCGCGAGTATGCGCACGGTGGAATTAGTCCCCAGGAGAGCGTGATTCCCGAGCTGGTCGTGGAGCGCGGTATTCAGCCGGTTCACGCCACCATCGTTGACGTCACATGGACGCGGCTCCGCTGCCGAACCACGGTGCATGACGCAGCGCTCGGCTACATGGTGGACATTCGCACAAATGGCAAAGACCCACGGACTTCGATAGTCGGCTCGCCAAAGGCGCCCGATGCAGCAGGCCTCGTGAGTCTCGTCGTTCCGGATGATGAGTATGAGGGCGCGGCCGCGATCGTCGTGCTGCTTGACGCCAGCGGCAGTGTTGTCGCGAAGAGGGTCACGACAGTCGGAGAGTCCCAATGACCATTACGCTGGACGCGCTCGATACGCTCGCGGCGTCCGCCTTTGAAGGATTTGTGGTGCGCAAGGATCTTGTACGGAAGTACGCACGCCAGTATCCGGTGCCCACCTACGTCGTCGAGTTCCTCCTTGGGCGGTACTGCGCCAGCACGGACGAGCGGGAGATTCAGGAAGGATTGGAGATCGTCGAGAACCAGTTGCGCGACCGCACTGTCCGCTCAGGCGAGCAGGAGTTGTTCAAGGCGAGGGCGCGAGAGAAGGGGTCGGTGAAACTGATCGACCTCATCAAGGCTCGCCTCGACGCCAAGAACGATTGTTATCTCGTTGAGCTGTCTAGTGTCGGTTTGCGCGATGTGCGCATTCCGGACGCGATGGTACGCGAGAATGAGCGCATGCTCACCGATGGCTTTTATGCCGAGGTGACGCTGGGATATGACGCGATCGTGGCGCAGGAGCAGGGGGGACGGCCGTTCGCGGTTGACGGCATCCGACCGATTCAGATGTCAAAGTCGGATATCATCGAGACGCTGAACCGTGGGCGCCAGGCCCTCAGCACGGACGAGTGGAAGGACTTGTTGATCCGATCGGTGGGTCTGGAGCCGTCGTCGCTGAATGACCGCGCCAAGAAAGTCCTGTTCTTGCGCATGGTGTCGTTCGTCGAGCGCAACTACAACCTCGTGGAGCTCGGCCCGCGAGGCACGGGCAAGAGTCATCTGTTCCAGCAAATCTCGCCGTACTCCCACCTGATTTCAGGCGGAAAGGCGACGGTGGCCAAGATGTTCGTCAACAACGCCAACGGGCAGCGGGGCCTCGTGTGCCAGTATGACGTCGTCTGTTTCGACGAGGTTGCCGGCATCTCGTTCGATCAAAAGGACGGCGTCAACATCATGAAGGGGTACATGGCGGCCGGGCAGTTCAGCCGCGGCAAGGAGAATATCCGGGCCGAGGGTTCGATTGTGATGCTCGGCAACCTGGACGTGGACGTGGAGCAGCAGCAGCGCGCTGGCCATTTGCTCAGCGCGTTGCCGCCGGAGATGCGCGACGACACCGCATTCATGGACCGGCTCCATGCGTATGCCGCCGGCTGGGAGTTTCCCAAGCTCAATCCCAATCAGCATCTCACGGATCGGTTTGGACTGGTGAGCGATTTTCTGAGCGAATGTTGGAGCAAGCTCCGGAATGGCAGCCGTGCGTCAGTGATGCAGGGTCGGATCTATCTGGGCGGCGCGCTGAGCGGACGCGACATTGAAGCGGTCAGCAAGACCGTCAGCGGTCTCACCAAGCTGCTCTATCCCGATCCGTCGGTATCACCGTCGGATGAAGATCTCGAGTGGATGGTTCGGCTCGCACTGGAATCCCGCAGACGCGTGAAGGAACAGCAGAAGCGCGTCTTCAAGAGCGAGTTTCGGAACACGCACTTCAGTTACACGTTGGGAGCGGATGGCGTGGAACAGTTCGTGTCAACGCCGGAGCTCCATAGCGACGAAGCCATTGAAGGGGACCCTCTACCGCCGGGGCAGGTGTGGGCCGTGAGCCCAGGCACTGGTGAGACCGGTCCGGGGCTCTGCCGAGTTGAGGTGACCTCAGGGCCAGGCGGGGGCGTCCGGATTCTCAATCAGCCGACACCGGCCGCGTTCCGCGAGAGCGTCAAGGTGGGCGAGCAGAACCTCTACCAACGGGCGAAAGAGCTTGTTGGTGACCGCGACCCGCGCGAGCACGAGTTCAGCGTGCAGTTGCGGGCGTTCGACGCGGACAAGAGCGGGAATGGGGTGGGCGTCGCGGTGCTTGTGGCGTTGGCGGGATCGCTGCTTGGTCGCAATACACGGGGGGGAACACTCGTGGTTGGCTCTCTAAACCTGGGCGGTTCCGTCGATCTGTTGCGAAACGCGGTGGCGATTGCGGAACTGGCGGTGGACAAGCAGGCGCAGACGCTATTGATGCCCGTTTCGGCGCGGCGGCAGTTGAATGATTTGCCTGACGAGATGTGGACGCGGATTGGGATTGAGTTCTACAAAGATGCGTCGGATGCGGTGTTCAAGGCGTTGGTGGAGTAGAGGAATGGTCCGGGGCGTCTGTGTTCATGCCTCGCATCATGGCCGCAGAATGAGAACGGTAGGCAACGACAGTTCGTGCCCATCCGTCCCACTCAGACCTCCATGTCGGGGCCGCTTTGGGCCATTCCGGATGACTCTGCTCCATTTCTGCAACGCGGACCTCCCAAAGGCCCTCTGGCGCCAAGCGCCAATCCTTGGGGATGACTTCAGCGGCACTCCAGTCTGGAGCTGGAAGCGAAGCCTTGGACTCGTCGGTTCTAAGTTGGACGAACCAGTCAAGACCGAACACAACGACTGTCGCAGTCCCGATGAAAAGCGTATGCCCGAGTAATGTGCGCAGCCCCGCCCCAAGCTGTGCAAAGTGGTTGGTGTCGAGGCCGATACGGTTTTGGATGACCCAGTTAACTCGGTGCAAATACTGAAATACGTGAACAAAGAAGTGGGTGGATGCATAGACGGCTATGCAGACTAACGCCCACCTCTCGCGAAGGCGGCGGCGTTCCCGCCGCGCTTCTGACCCGAGCAGACCGTTCGCAGCAACTGCTTCCAATCGGCGGCGGCGACGGCTGGCCGGTCCAAACTCCCCTGCACGCCATATGAGAAGCGAGCCAACTATCGCCGCTATGCCTAGAAGCTGCGCCAGTGCAATCCCGATCTCTGCTTCCCAATCAGACATCTGTACGCGGTGACAATTGCTGTTCCGGCCTGCTAGAATCTCGCTCCCGCGCCGTGACAGAGCTGAGGGCCGTCCTATACTTCCGTAGCAATACTCGGCTGTCACGGTGAACATGATCGACTAAGCGTTCATCAAACTGGCCTATCCCTGCAGCCGCTGCCGCAAGCGCACAAAGTATGATGCGCTGTCCGCCACTAAGTTGCCCAATCTCCGGCGCCTGGACGAATGGCCAGTCGGTGATCATTCGTTTGATCCATTGACGCACGTTCACCACCCGCCCCGCCATCATTGCGCGCCTCAGCAGGCGTATCGGGTCATTATCGAGCTCGAGCAATCGTTCGGCATCACAATAGTATGGTAGCCTATGGGCATCACTCGGTGTCGGTGGCGCAACGGTCTCATTGTGAATCAACAGTGCCACCGCTTCGGACGGAGAGATAACAGATGGCGGCTTGCGACGGTGAAGCAATAGGACGCGATCCGCGGCTTTCAATCCGGCTGCCACATCATGCTCGACCAAAACGACTGCAGTCATTGGCAATAGTGACTTAAGAGCTAGGTAGCCGTCATCGTGGCGGAGGGCGGATTTCGCACGCGCATCGATCTCGTCTAGGATTAGCACGCTTGGGGCGGATAGTATGCCGGTTACTAAGTCGAACAGCGGGGAAACGATCCGGTCGTCCTTGACTAGGCCCAATTCTGTGAACTGATTCTTAAGGCTCATCAGAGCCGCTTCGTTGTAGAGGCCGGGCCGTGAGCCCATCGCAAGAGCCACAGCATCCGACCAAGACTGGTCAGTCCCGGGCAGCGCCGGCTCCTGGGCAACGTAGACCATGCCGACTCTGAACCGATCGAAGCGCGAGTGCGGTCGGAGGTGGCGCCCGTCCACCTCCACGCGTCCGCCGCAGACCGGCGCGCTGCCAGCAATCCCACGTAATAGCGTGCTCTTGCCAGCCCCGTTCCACCCAATCACCACAAGCCACTGTCCGGGCTCCAGCGACACCGAGATGGCTGCCCGCGCGTGATGGCCGCCAACGCCGCGCTTCGTTGTCCACGCGCTCCATAGACTTCGCAACACGAGCACGGGCGGTGCCATTACGGCTCCTTGAGCCTGCGATTAGTTGTAAGCGCAAATACGGCGAGTAGCAGACCGATCGCCAAATCGAGCAAAACCCCCTTGCCGGCGAGCCAGCGTTCGATGAATGCGCTTAGGAACACGACGCCAGACGCCCCTAGAACAAACGGAATCGTGCTAAGGACACTCGATACCAAGAGAATAAGCAACCCCAGACCAACTGAAATATCACGGTCGGAAAGAACCGCAGCATCCGCGCTGAATGCGATTCCCGCGAACATTGCCGCTAGCGCCAGCGTCCCTGATCCGGCAACGAGCGCCGTGATCGTGCGTTGTCCGTGATTCTCACCATTCGCGAGGTTGACTAGACCGAGAATGGTGGCACGGCCTCTTTGCCCTCGTGCGAGCCAAGGAATTCCTGTCCATAAGATTCCGACGATCCCAGCAAGAACGCTGGCCACAACAGCGAGTGACCACGTAGCTCCTAATGCCGCGAACTGACGAGCACCCTCACTACCAAAGACGCTGTGCGACGTCGCGAGTTGCACGACGGAAACAGTCGCTGCCAAGTCAATAACGAGGGCGGACGCAGTCGGAAGAGCCCGGAG
It encodes:
- the pglZ gene encoding BREX-1 system phosphatase PglZ type B, giving the protein MTAVASASTTPHRTLLDALIASFAEARRVPNDVSEPAVILWPDPEHQWQPLVSRLRESFPFVYTLGAYAPDTGTGPAIWLRCIADRTLPNVSPSLDTVPVFYLPGVSRQVLRAGAECPVELQPLIELQYRGTVWHQKNGRDWTVEAFVGSRQGLGLEMAQDARTREALLRTLSIVADADLTPLRDRRLEAEHFDALAVDDPVRDLLRWMNDPDGTRRALDAVRWQALCSRARATFDFDPASDSALDAADRLARADSRWNSIWRRFVENPRLYPAIPALLRQADVESGELALDSSRRPKANDDAEASVRVALDGIQELPHHEACARVLELERTHGHRRDYVWAQLSESPLAAVLAPLARVASMSGSPLAGMTLDAVASAYAKDGWRCDAAAIEALASVARPADAHIIGGVVRALYLPWLDSSARHFQEIAAREVGRLHALAGTVVPDADTCVLFADGLRFDVAAALQSLLETRGFLSRLSHRIAAIPTATPTAKPVASPAADALTGSADPVDFTPVFRATQQMCTAQRLRDEISRRDIVVLDADEVRLPSGAGGGWTEAGQLDELGHKLGVRLADELSREVERLAERIATLIESGWQQVRVVTDHGWLLMPGGLPKVAMPKSVAATKWARCAVVTGESVTEMPVWPWYWDPQVRIACPPGVASFVAGREYAHGGISPQESVIPELVVERGIQPVHATIVDVTWTRLRCRTTVHDAALGYMVDIRTNGKDPRTSIVGSPKAPDAAGLVSLVVPDDEYEGAAAIVVLLDASGSVVAKRVTTVGESQ
- the brxL gene encoding BREX system Lon protease-like protein BrxL gives rise to the protein MTITLDALDTLAASAFEGFVVRKDLVRKYARQYPVPTYVVEFLLGRYCASTDEREIQEGLEIVENQLRDRTVRSGEQELFKARAREKGSVKLIDLIKARLDAKNDCYLVELSSVGLRDVRIPDAMVRENERMLTDGFYAEVTLGYDAIVAQEQGGRPFAVDGIRPIQMSKSDIIETLNRGRQALSTDEWKDLLIRSVGLEPSSLNDRAKKVLFLRMVSFVERNYNLVELGPRGTGKSHLFQQISPYSHLISGGKATVAKMFVNNANGQRGLVCQYDVVCFDEVAGISFDQKDGVNIMKGYMAAGQFSRGKENIRAEGSIVMLGNLDVDVEQQQRAGHLLSALPPEMRDDTAFMDRLHAYAAGWEFPKLNPNQHLTDRFGLVSDFLSECWSKLRNGSRASVMQGRIYLGGALSGRDIEAVSKTVSGLTKLLYPDPSVSPSDEDLEWMVRLALESRRRVKEQQKRVFKSEFRNTHFSYTLGADGVEQFVSTPELHSDEAIEGDPLPPGQVWAVSPGTGETGPGLCRVEVTSGPGGGVRILNQPTPAAFRESVKVGEQNLYQRAKELVGDRDPREHEFSVQLRAFDADKSGNGVGVAVLVALAGSLLGRNTRGGTLVVGSLNLGGSVDLLRNAVAIAELAVDKQAQTLLMPVSARRQLNDLPDEMWTRIGIEFYKDASDAVFKALVE
- a CDS encoding ATP-binding cassette domain-containing protein, translated to MAPPVLVLRSLWSAWTTKRGVGGHHARAAISVSLEPGQWLVVIGWNGAGKSTLLRGIAGSAPVCGGRVEVDGRHLRPHSRFDRFRVGMVYVAQEPALPGTDQSWSDAVALAMGSRPGLYNEAALMSLKNQFTELGLVKDDRIVSPLFDLVTGILSAPSVLILDEIDARAKSALRHDDGYLALKSLLPMTAVVLVEHDVAAGLKAADRVLLLHRRKPPSVISPSEAVALLIHNETVAPPTPSDAHRLPYYCDAERLLELDNDPIRLLRRAMMAGRVVNVRQWIKRMITDWPFVQAPEIGQLSGGQRIILCALAAAAAGIGQFDERLVDHVHRDSRVLLRKYRTALSSVTARERDSSRPEQQLSPRTDV